A stretch of the ANME-2 cluster archaeon genome encodes the following:
- a CDS encoding CBS domain-containing protein yields MPENYSNIFIKDIMTQDVIAVKEDDPVEHIFELFNKYHFNTYPVIDNEGKLKGIIDQDIMLEIIMFHCIPCTKHTHMAAVRSLGESAIEIMIPHPVTISPNEKLQDAADMMLKHHINRVCVVENDKLVGIISKKSIISELYKRKEVEWWSIFSCCC; encoded by the coding sequence ATGCCAGAAAATTACTCAAATATATTCATCAAAGACATCATGACACAGGATGTTATAGCAGTAAAAGAGGACGATCCAGTCGAGCATATATTCGAATTATTCAATAAATACCATTTCAACACATATCCTGTCATAGACAATGAAGGAAAACTCAAAGGCATCATCGACCAGGATATTATGCTGGAAATCATAATGTTCCACTGCATACCCTGCACAAAGCACACCCATATGGCAGCAGTAAGATCACTTGGCGAAAGTGCCATAGAAATAATGATACCTCACCCGGTAACCATTTCTCCTAATGAAAAACTGCAAGATGCCGCTGATATGATGTTAAAACACCATATCAACAGGGTTTGTGTAGTAGAAAACGATAAACTGGTAGGCATCATTTCAAAAAAGAGCATAATATCCGAGTTATACAAGAGAAAAGAGGTTGAATGGTGGAGCATATTCTCCTGCTGCTGCTAA